A portion of the Bactrocera neohumeralis isolate Rockhampton chromosome 2, APGP_CSIRO_Bneo_wtdbg2-racon-allhic-juicebox.fasta_v2, whole genome shotgun sequence genome contains these proteins:
- the LOC126767741 gene encoding cysteine-rich hydrophobic domain-containing protein 2, with protein MADFDAIYEDEQLEEHYEDQMVAPVPEPIIIRGAGNMTVFGLSNRFNIEFPSGLVSRVAPEEFKATIGRINGILKKTLPVNVKWLFCGCVCCCCTLGCSLWPVICLSKRTQNTLDKLLEWENSHLYHKLGLHWRLHKQQCDSNSMMEYVLRIEFIPKTPIYRPD; from the exons ATGGCTGACTTCGATGCAATTTATGAAGACGAACAACTGGAGGAGCACTATGAAGATCAAATGGTCGCACCTGTCCCAGAGCCAATCATCATACGAGGTGCTGGTAACATGACAGT ATTTGGTTTGAGTAATCGTTTCAACATAGAATTTCCCTCGGGTCTAGTTTCGCGTGTTGCACCTGAAGAATTCAAGGCAACAATTGGACGTATTAATGGTATTTTGAAGAAAACATTACCAGTAAACGTGAAATGGCTATTCTGCGGCTGTgtatgctgttgttgtacatTGGGTTGTTCTCTTTGGCCGGTCATTTGTTTGAGCAAACGG ACGCAAAACACTCTTGATAAGCTGCTTGAATGGGAGAATAGCCATTTGTATCATAAACTAGGCCTACATTGGCGACTTCATAAGCAACAATGTGATTCAAATTCGATGATGGAGTATGTGCTGCGTATTGAATTTATACCGAAGACGCCTATTTATCGTCCGGATTAA